A window of Castanea sativa cultivar Marrone di Chiusa Pesio chromosome 8, ASM4071231v1 genomic DNA:
AACTTAACTCAAGAGCTCTTCATGCTCATAAATGCTGAAGATGCATATAAAAGGTTTAGCAAGAAGTCTTTAGGTAAGGACACACTTCAAAGGGTAGTAGCTACTCAATGCACGATCCCAAAAGGGGGTTCTGACCAACTTTAGCAGCCCCAAcactccttatatatatatatatatatatatatatatatatatatatatatagaaaagatTGTGATATGTCAGGTTTTCTTGGATGCTACAATGTTCACATTGTTGCGTGGTAAAAGGCATTGATTTTAACCTCTATTCATTTTAATACTGCTATTCCAAATTGTCAAATCAACTTTAttcctttttctaaaaaatttccCTCTCTCTGGTAATGTGGAATCCAAGTACTTCGTATTGTGCTACTAATTTCTTGTTATGGGCAGGTCGAGGAAAACTTGTGTGTCCTGTTTGTTTAGGGACTGGTTTACCAAATAACAAAGGTCTTCTTAGGAGGCCTGATGCAAAACAGTTACTTGATAAGATGTATAATGGTCGGCTGGTACCAAAATCTTGAAGTAAGTTCTCTTCCAAATTAATTCCCTGATTACTTGATGATGTTGTTGGTGTTACACACATAGCATTTATCTTTTAGCAGCGATTCTGTATTGTATATATGGTATTATATACAGTTAATGATGCTTGGACTGCATACATATCATTTAATAGGCCTCCCCTTGAATTGCATAATTTTGATGGATGtggtttacttatttataaatttaaattttgaaatgctgCAGTTAGAGGCTTTTTGATCACAAGAATACACTTCAACTAGTTGGAGAAAGAAGAGGCGCAGAGAGTATAGAGTACTTGTTACACTCCCAAGTGCAGCACAGATATAAAGCTTTTTCCTGTTTAGTAATTATCAGCTTGGTCTAACTAAATACCAGTCTATACTTGTGATAGTTGCATGCAATTTGGGCTTGATACCAAGCACTGGGAAATACCTTTTGTTTACTTTGTTACTATAGTAATTCACTTAGCTGGAGGAGAAAACTACATGGTGCTATGATGCCATGTGATGCATGATTATTGCATTGCCAAGTACAAAAggtttttttattgatttgatcAATGTATGACACTTGTGGACTCGTTGATCACCACAAATTGTAAGTTACATTAGGCACATTTATTTGTTGTGGAAAATGGACTTTGTTACTGAGCTTTACAATGTGTTTGAATCGggtgcatgtttttttttttttttgtagcattTCAATGTGCCTGTTCTATAAGATCAGTCTAATTGGTTATAGGAAATGGCAAATCACATAAGGAATCTATGAAACATGTTTTACTTGCATTTCCATTTTCAACTCAATAGGACTTCATAATACATGGAACTGGATTACCCATCTCGTGACATGGTAGCCATATGCAAGTAAACGTTTTTATCATAGCCaacagaaaaggaaagagagagaggtaatGAATCAAATGTTTTAGAGTTTGGGTCTGTTTACTAAGCCATATCCTGAATATGTTCCCAGCTTTATTACATCACTTGGCACAGCCTATGGAATGAATAAATGATTGGGGCACTCGGctttaattttaatcttttcCAATATTTGGTATGTAGGACTTTAGGTTGGTCGGGTCCACCTGCCAAAGTGGGGACCACAGGCTTGGGAAATTTATGATGATCTTGTGATGTGGATTTATAGAACCAGAAAACAGACCAGTGATCCCTACTAAGTCAATGCCATTGATAATTGCAAACTTTTACCGGAGATGAAAACAAGTTTTCTATTAGCTATATGAAGCTAAATTGATCAGCAAATGGAaagtttcttttaaaaaaggcaaataaatttcttgaaaattccATGCCAATAGAAGAATCCTATCTTTTAAATTCCATGACTAAGGAAGTTGAATatcaaaatttgaactttatgaGGTGGAGAAGTCTGACTaaccaaattcaaacacaaCTACATTGGTCAATATAACACAAATGTTATCTTTCCCAAGGATTAATGAAATTCAATACAATATAaataggtaaaactgagagcaaattcaattagatttcaatttaaaattcaattgagtctaattttgtgccacatgtctcatctaatctaaatttttaaaattttgtaccaagttagttaattcaatgtaaaaattgaaattcaattagacTTAATTTTGCACCATATGTCTCATCTaacgtaaattttttttaatttttgtcctaAGTAAGTTAATTCAATGTAGAAAATGAGcagtttaatataaataaaccataaaaaaacctaatcatataTATACCATGACTATATACGGTCCATTACtaactataatatatatataaccaatgcttagagaaaatttaattagattcaaaattgaattttgcttttgttagcttttcatacaaattaaattgtttagatttttgctattattttttctctaaactaatgagtatattttttttatactatttctattcaaatattttgtttgcTAAGATCTTGAAtgtaacaaattataattgacCTAAACGATCTCATGCATCTATCCCCATTCAATTTAAGAGATATTATTAGactaatttattcttttattttgtgttgtatttagtagaatttcacgGACAATGATTGTGaattaatattgtatatatagtaTTTAATAGTGATTTGAAAACTTATATACATAATAGCAGTGTAATGAGAAACTTGATGTAATCAATACATAAAAATTGTAAGAgaaaactattttagtacctCCAAATGTCTTGCTTAAAataatatcttatatattttataaccCAAGCTAATATCAATAGCACTACTATAATTCATCATACCTGTGTGTAAGCATGACTTACATACTAGTTTAAACTTAATTGGAGAATCGCATAATACTTAAAAGAATTGTATTTGTATCTAAGGTTTATGAAAGGACCACTGGTTATGTTCACACATTCATACCCGAAAAAGTTAACTTCTTATATGCATGTATAACACGTTTACACTCATTAGTAGGGCATGCAAAAATTAACTGCTTAGATTAGATGCATGTTTAACACTTTTACACTCATTAGTAGGGCATGATGCATGTATAACACGTTTTACACCCATTAATGGGGAATGCATACGTTATGAGTTTGACTAATACATATTGACTAATACATATGAAAAGCATGAAAAGTCTGATGATATTACATCATTTTGTTAGGGTTGTTGGATATGTTAGAAACTGCTTAAAATTGATGGGCATATGATACACtcaaaataatgaattaatgATCATTTGCACGTATTTTTGAAACCGTAACAAATTTTTCAATGAAAGTTGTTTCTAGGAAAGTAGACATTTGGAGcttcaaaacaaacacaaatttaaTCTAGTTTAGTTTTAAAATGAGTgggatatgattttttttaatacaaaatacaaattctactttaacctaatctaagtatgTATGTAAAGTTATCTTCTAGAGACTTAAACTTCGGCTCTTGctccccacacctcacaagcacttatatttgtggagtaaCCATCGCACAAAGAGTGTGCGGGGTGAAATAtggttttttgaaattaaaacaattGTGTTGTTTTTGAGAGTTTGCTCGAGTAAGATTCTTGTTCGATTGAAACTACAATAAATAATAGTAGCCTTTGAGTcagagactcttctatttttttgggtaaattataattataatttaagattaatatattttccaatcacaaaaaaatctagGGGTGTAACGAGTGTTAAGCATTtgtagtgaaataattttatgtgaagTGAGTAGTTGctcagtatttttttaattttacgtaatgtgggtagtttttttttttttttttgaatggaaaactgttgatagttttttttataagagcCCTGGGTGGGtagcctttctttcttatttttggttAGAAATGTGGGGTAGTGGGGCTAGGAAGTGGGAAGTGGGAAGTGTGAGGGTAGCGGgaaaattttagttaatttacCATCTTaaccttatttatttttttaaggaataagaatagattaattaaattagaggTATTTTTTacggtaaaaaaaataataactaactttttgaatctttttaatatatacagaAAGATAATAAATTGACGTTAAAGGCCTGACGATTTGCCAAATGATTTCCTATGTAGAACCATCCTTACCACACAAATTGAGATGAGAGAGATTGTCCTATCAAGATTACTCTTAAAAGTAAACTTTCTCGAGCCtaaacagttaaaaaaaaaaaaaaaaaaaaccatctccCTTTAGTGGTTACCTTTTGAGTTCTTTCCAAAGTTCCTCATTCAAACCACAGAAGTTGTTAACTGTTATTATTGAGTACACTAGTGTGGTTTCGGACAAGTTTATTTGTGAACGAAGTTCTATAGAAGGATTCCAAAGTTTTATAGAGGTCACTACAATGGGAAGCAAAAGCTGTTTGTTGAGATTGCATAGAGAGTCTGGGTTATAAAAGTTTGGTTAGTTCTGAATGTTGTGACTGTTTCTTCTATAATGAATTTCCTACGGGttgtttacccaaaaaaaaaaaaaaaatttcctacgGGTTGGATACCTAGAGTAGTTTATCCTCCAAGGAGTTCATCAAAGAttctccacttcctcatcaaatTTGATTGTGCCTTTCATTGCTTTTAGATTTTGGTGATATTACCTGTGATTATGCTCTCTAAAATTTTGTTAAcactaaaattaataataataaaaattagtcacagttaattaatttatcagTAGCTTAAGTTATTAGGGGCTAAagttttttcacattttaattGTGAACGATTAAAAGAGCTTCTTACATAATATTTGTCTTTGTGCTTcaacataaagaaaaagcatTTGAAACCCAATGGCGACCATAAATCATAATTGCACTAGCATGTCACAAGGGGAACTATTAAAGCATTATTGATAGGGAATGAGTAAGAAAAGTGAGCGGCTTAGGTGAAGAGACAACTATTTTCTCAAGGGTTAACACAATTCAGCTGACCACATCTCACGAATCATGACCCTCCCTTACCATAGGGGCCAAACTCActcatataataaaataaactaaaaaaaatcaagccgAACGATTTAACTCCACAAAGCCATAAGATTATAACACATCTTCTATGTCAGACTTGTATGAGCTATTCAAAATTCAAGTCTGATTGTTGGGTAGTCTGCTGAGTACAATGTGCTCTGGCTTGTGATCACATTCATAATCAAGGTGAACAAATGCCCGCTCAACTTCCGGAAGTCTCTCTAGCTTCTCCTGCAAGGTCTCTCCGATGGTATGTGCTTCTTTTAGGGGTAGCTCTTCGGGGAGTTCGATGTCAACCTGTTTCAACAATATAATAGAGATCATTACTTTCCTAGATATTCAAAACTAGGATGCTTAGAAGAGTCTAatgtaactttgcaaaaatttcatctgcatagcataatataatttaaagaaaatctcccacaaaatatttaatttgcAATTTCTTCAATGGCATCTCAAAGGGAAGGGAGGATCACAGTTTTGATGTCTTATTGTAGactcaaaacttttttttaaaatgaaataaaagattgaaGTTGTGATTGAAAGCTCGCCACTATTTAAATTTACTCAGAAATTTACGTGACTCACCTCTACAAAATAGAGAACACCAAAGGTGTAGGCACGGACAGTGTCAATACGCTTGACTTGAGGGTGCCTCATGACAAGATATGTTAGTTTCTGCAAGACTTCAGGAGGTGCAGACTGTCCCACGAGAGAAACTGCATCAAGAAACGCAGCTAAAAATAGCTCTAATAATGAATATTACAGCCATGTAAAGCATATAAAGCATAGCCAAGCACAAATTAGAATTTATCAATAGTAAATTTTGTAGGACACATGCATTGGGATAAGGAAGTAGGCACTATATTTATAACTTCATTTTCTGCAGAAAATAGATATTTTTGCTTCTTTTCCAAACATTTATTGTTTAGTTCTGGCACCAACCAGTATCCTGAATGCTATGTCCTCGATAAATTAAATATGAAACCagaatttattttgatattcttctcttcatttctccatttttctgGGAGGTAAAACTAAAACCTTTTGAAGCATAAATGATTATGATAAAAGAATATCCCTCTTCAACCAAACTAATATATAAAGAAAGCacaggtaaaaataaaattaacagaaatcaatcaaaataaAGAGCCCAAATAGCAATCTCTGAAAGCACTGGAATTTAAAAAGCCTCCAACTTCAACAACTATTGTGATGAACAGTGAGAAATTCTTTAGAAGAACAAACATCCAAAGGAAGCATAACCTTTAATCTTGTAGGGATAATATGAGTTGTGGTAAAGGAAGTGGTGGCTGAATAGTAGTGGACACAGAAGTAAAACTTTGACAGAAAACTTGTAAGATTTTAGAGATGaactttctttttattctttttgtttgtatgtCAGAATCATGCAAAAGATTGTGAGATCAAACAGAATAAAAATGAGGTTGAAGGAGTACCAGCATTTTCAAATACAGTTTGAGACCAATTAAATATTGTGTAAAATGCAAGGATGATGGCACCAGAGGGGTCAATCCACCAGAAAAATGCATCGGCAAGAAGAGCTGCAGCTAATCCAACCACATTAGTTACCACATCAAAAAAGTGATCCTGCACATGGGCATCATTTCAAGAAGTTATGCAGCTGATAGCTAGAAGGATAATACATATGACAGAAGCTTAAGAATATAAAAGTAGAGATAGGAAACCTTTGCATATGCACGGACGATATCATTTTCTGAGTTTTTACAGTATATCCAGAGGGCAAGTTTTACTACGGTAGCAGATATCATGATTGTGCACATCCATATCAATTTACTTTTGGACAGTTTTTCAGAAGGTTCATCTTGAATTAGTTCTTCTGCAGCCTGAAGCAACACCTGAAAGCCTGTAAGAAAAATGGAAGGGTGTAACAATCCTAACCTTATCAAAAGGAATCTATTCCACATTCAGAGAAGAAAACCCCTAATAGTTTCATCAGGGTGtttatttttgaaaagcatCAAGATTTTTGAATAAGTTGAGACAGAATATTATGACATGAGATGCAAATCTTTTGCAAGTTACAATTGTTGAATGTAAGAAGAAGCCTGTGAGAAACCCAAAGGTCAGATTATCTTCTGCAAAGAAATTAAGCAATATTCTGAGGTTATGAACACAACTGAATACATAATTCTTCTTGATACTACGTAGCCTAGCAAGTAATTAATCAATGAGCTTAGCAGTTGCAATTAAttattctttgaaaaatctGATTTAGACCCTTATGTGTTCTAAAAGGTCTGATaccaatagaaaaaaaaaaaaaaaaattctgatttcaaCCCCAATCGCTTATACAATGTATTAATCTGATTAGTTCAACAAGTTAAGTGTATTCCCAACAGATAATCCAACATGCAATTCAGCCACAATAATCAATCCCCAAATCTAAAgttagtaataataaaaaacagtaAAAAGGTACACAGATTTATTAACGAAGTGGAAAGCCAATAAAAAATCTATACTTTATAAATCTTGTTATTAGAGATTATTATGTATTGTATATGATAGATGAGTGCTTTACTTCAATCTAGCCTGTGCTTGAGCTTTGCACTTTACCCTTAGTTTTAGAGAGGCCTGTGCGCTTGACGCTTTTACCAACACGATATAATGTATTGGTCATAAAGCAATGGTCTCTCCTTCCTTTATTAGAAGGGAACTTCTAAATTATCTTTTGCTTAAGAGCAGTTACCCACTGAAACTTGAAGCAGGTGCTGTCCTTAAACATAGCAATTCACAGAGCTTCTTCATAAGCAGCAGGGAAACGTGATAGGTACATCCACTAACTATATGAAAGTTCTGGTTAAACCCATCTGGAATTATATTAAGCTCAAGCCTCAAGCAGTCTCCAGAAAAATGATAAGAATGACCAATATAACCTTTTCTGGATGCCTAATTTCTCAGCCATTATATCCCCAGGCACTTAGATGTAAATTACAACATCGTGTCAAGTCATGTGtccaaacaagaacaaaaatcaGAACATTTTAAAAGCTCTCTGCCTACCTCAAACTTCAAGTGAACATTGTATGTTTTATGCATGTTTAAACTGCAGGAGGAAGCTCTTATTCTTAATCAATCACTAAGAAAGTATGAGTAAGCCACACTTTTCAGGAATAAGTTCCTAATGTGTCTTTCATAAGTCCTTATCTAAATCATGCTTCACATGTATTCAAAAATGTATCAACAAACTTGCTAGTGTTAAATAATGTATTTGGTTTCTAACTGTTTCGGTATTTCAACATTGTTGGGACAAGAAGAAGACAGTTCGTTAAAGCAACCACAGCAGTAATTACTGATATGGGTTGCTTTAGAAAGCTTTATGTATTCTGATTAACTATCCAGAGACCATTCATTACAAGAATACCAAAAACAGTCCctgtattttcttttacttttgtgTACAATATTTCACCAATTAGGAgtattcataaattttttttattttttattttttattttttatttcaccaATTAGGAGTACAATATTTCAAGTTCctatttctttattcttaaCAAGAAAAGCAAATTATTAAACATTGATTATATTTTGCGGCAAACAGAGAGGCTTTCGTAGAGTCATCTTTGATAGGTCAAGGGGCAGGGGTTAGGAGAACTAGGGATGTTTGTTTCAATCGGGGTCCTAATAATTGGGAGTCAGATGTGGTGGACGAGTTCTTTCGGTTCTTGGCATCCAATGTACCTTCAGGGATTGACGGTGATCGTTTGAAATGGAAGTTGACAAAAAATGGGGAGTTTACTATCCGTTCATATTAGCATAAGTTACATGGCTTTTCCTCTGTGActtttccttggaaaggtatttggaaggttaaggcacCCCGACgtgtctctttctttgtttggacagcTGCATGGGATAGGATCCTCACGGGAGATAACTTGCGGCTTAGGAGCTTTGACTTCGTTGACTGGTGTATTATGTGTCGTTGCTGTGGTGAGACAGTGAACTATTTGTTGTTACATTGTGGAAAGACTTATCAGCTGTGGTGCTTTGTCTTTAGGAGTTTTGGGATTTCTTGGGTTCCCTCTTGTACGGTGTcagattttctttttagttggtggaattggctagGGAAGTATAAATCTTGCATATGGAACTTAGTTCCGCTaagtttgatgtggtgtatttggagggaacGTAACCGGAGGAcgtttgaggatttggatagatCCGAGGACCAATTGCTTGCCCTCTTTTCTGGTTTCCTTTTTGATTGGGCTAGGGATTGGGGACTCACATCTAGTAACTCTCTTCCCCTATTCCTTagctctctttctttgtaattattgccgtttttgtttttgttttctgcttttccttctattttgtACTTTTGATATACTGATGCTTATTAGCATTCAGCAGTTTTCTTGAATATActttttcttacctatcaaaaaagagaaagcTGATGTAATCTAGCCCAACTATCCAGAAACCATTCATTAGAAGAATATGAAAACTAGTACCCTGTTTTTTCTTCTACTTTGTATTCAATATTTCACTAAATTAGGAGTATtcgggtctgtttggatagaacttattgctgaaaactgaaaacactgtagcaaaataattttaaaatgtgtgaatagtaccgcgggacccatttttaatgaaaaagttgctgaaaagtgaaatttgtgggtccgtgaacagtgcacgaatgcactgttcacagaagattgggtcaacaactgcggctggagaaaaaaaaaaaaaaaaactgaaaacgcagacgcagcttcagtggaatccaaacgccaccttcgtaaacatttttttatcatttattataACATA
This region includes:
- the LOC142607455 gene encoding metal tolerance protein 4-like isoform X1, which gives rise to MEDTDLKTSFLGASQKGRGGGRLSRRSYSVKSLKKEFVLRLPDKLRSAGDLDPESQTFGPDLSTISGLTKGEREYYERQINTMNSFEEVDSLATSNGIDEEEQAIEDAKEARHERAMKISNYANIILLAFKVYATIKSGSLAIAASTLDSLLDLMAGGILWFTHLAMKNINIYKYPIGKLRVQPVGIIIFAAVMATLGFQVLLQAAEELIQDEPSEKLSKSKLIWMCTIMISATVVKLALWIYCKNSENDIVRAYAKDHFFDVVTNVVGLAAALLADAFFWWIDPSGAIILAFYTIFNWSQTVFENAVSLVGQSAPPEVLQKLTYLVMRHPQVKRIDTVRAYTFGVLYFVEVDIELPEELPLKEAHTIGETLQEKLERLPEVERAFVHLDYECDHKPEHIVLSRLPNNQT
- the LOC142607455 gene encoding metal tolerance protein 4-like isoform X2 encodes the protein MAETDLKSPILGASRSGRRVGRLSRRYSVNSLRSEFVSRLPDKLRSGIDPESDTFDLDFSKASGLSKGEREYYERQINTMNSFEEVDSLATSNGIDEEEQAIEDAKEARHERAMKISNYANIILLAFKVYATIKSGSLAIAASTLDSLLDLMAGGILWFTHLAMKNINIYKYPIGKLRVQPVGIIIFAAVMATLGFQVLLQAAEELIQDEPSEKLSKSKLIWMCTIMISATVVKLALWIYCKNSENDIVRAYAKDHFFDVVTNVVGLAAALLADAFFWWIDPSGAIILAFYTIFNWSQTVFENAVSLVGQSAPPEVLQKLTYLVMRHPQVKRIDTVRAYTFGVLYFVEVDIELPEELPLKEAHTIGETLQEKLERLPEVERAFVHLDYECDHKPEHIVLSRLPNNQT